The following are from one region of the Halodesulfurarchaeum sp. HSR-GB genome:
- a CDS encoding ATP-binding protein — protein sequence MTGFPSDQAKADRSDESVRAIESIVQELNDVFRQNTPFEEKARQALELGRDFLSVDNGHLTRIDEETDHWETLVSTDSPEGSFPPGLELDLGSTYCRRIVGPQSQLSLSDAPNQGWEDDPAFETHGIHCYLGTPIVLDGETYGTVCFVSVESRSKPFGNGEKLVAELISHMLGRELETEQHESQLMKQTNLSLVLNRVLRHNLRNELAIIRGYTQMMSESLTDSQYGQRALQSIDKLIRLSQKARELDEIVASDAERDQSDIRGIIGDVIASFRTEFPSASISIDTDEDVLVAVFPSFKRAMRELIENAVKHSGEHATIEISIESVPNAIEVRIADDGPGLGSQEIEVLRSGSETPLMHGSGLGLWLAHWIVSSHDGSVDATVTDAGTTLTVTVPRMPVGESEQPIRDLVRARDQYKAAFEEAGDAITIADDQARILDVNKEAARLYGLDRKQLMGRSMKDFLPDDFDFEAEWGEIQAAKMKRDEMQIASADGGVNPVEYTAKTDFVPGQHLIASRDVTDRKEHEREVSALKERYQALLEEIPAPVIVTDIESDEIIETNSAFDTLLGTSKDQLLGERLEVLFPEGDGDRYRAVFGPPYGDAETITRLPNGSPPTLITADGKAIPVEVRIGTVELAKREVMVGLFRTVSDLNAGKDSLQDRNEQLELFASVVSHDLRNPLNVASGRLELAMDDCDSKHLETIEDAHRRMERLIADLLVLARQGETVADPEPVALADLVNGCWRNVDTEAATLVADVDRTIRADASRVKQIFENLFRNAVEQGSGEVTVTAGGLGGGFYVEDDGPGIPKSEREVVFEAGYSTREGGSGFGLNIVKEIVEAHDWEIQVTEGSTGGARFEITGIEFAVE from the coding sequence ATGACTGGTTTCCCTTCCGATCAAGCAAAAGCGGATCGTAGCGACGAGTCGGTAAGGGCCATCGAATCGATTGTACAAGAATTGAATGACGTCTTCCGACAAAACACCCCTTTCGAGGAAAAAGCCAGACAGGCTCTCGAACTGGGTAGAGACTTTCTGTCAGTAGATAACGGCCATCTCACTCGGATTGACGAAGAAACCGATCACTGGGAAACGCTCGTCAGTACCGATTCACCTGAAGGATCGTTTCCTCCAGGCCTCGAACTTGATCTTGGCAGCACTTACTGCCGCCGAATAGTCGGGCCCCAATCCCAATTAAGTCTCAGTGATGCCCCAAACCAGGGCTGGGAAGATGACCCGGCATTCGAAACCCACGGCATCCATTGCTATCTCGGCACTCCAATCGTCCTCGATGGGGAGACATATGGCACCGTTTGTTTCGTTTCTGTAGAGTCCCGGAGCAAACCATTTGGGAACGGGGAGAAACTAGTCGCCGAACTCATCTCGCACATGCTCGGACGGGAACTCGAAACCGAGCAACACGAGTCCCAATTGATGAAACAGACGAATCTCAGTCTCGTCCTCAATCGAGTGCTCAGACACAATTTGCGGAACGAGTTGGCCATCATACGTGGCTACACGCAAATGATGTCGGAGTCCTTGACGGATTCCCAGTATGGACAGCGGGCACTGCAGAGTATTGACAAACTCATCCGCTTGAGCCAAAAGGCCAGGGAACTCGACGAGATCGTTGCAAGCGACGCGGAACGCGATCAGTCGGACATTCGGGGTATCATTGGCGATGTTATTGCGAGTTTTCGCACGGAATTTCCTTCGGCATCGATTTCTATCGACACCGATGAGGACGTTTTGGTGGCTGTTTTCCCGAGTTTCAAACGGGCAATGCGGGAACTGATCGAGAATGCCGTCAAACACAGCGGCGAGCACGCTACTATCGAAATATCTATCGAATCGGTTCCGAACGCCATCGAGGTTCGGATTGCCGACGATGGCCCGGGCCTCGGCAGTCAAGAAATCGAGGTACTTCGCTCCGGGTCGGAAACACCACTGATGCATGGGAGTGGTCTGGGACTGTGGCTCGCTCACTGGATCGTATCTAGCCACGATGGATCGGTCGATGCAACAGTCACTGATGCGGGAACGACGCTGACGGTGACGGTTCCTCGGATGCCGGTGGGTGAGAGCGAACAGCCAATACGGGACCTCGTTCGGGCCCGGGACCAGTATAAAGCCGCCTTCGAAGAGGCTGGAGATGCTATAACAATTGCCGACGACCAGGCCCGCATACTCGATGTAAACAAGGAAGCGGCCAGGCTCTATGGCCTGGATAGAAAGCAGTTGATGGGTCGGTCGATGAAAGATTTCCTGCCGGACGATTTCGATTTCGAAGCCGAATGGGGCGAGATCCAGGCGGCCAAAATGAAACGCGATGAGATGCAGATCGCCAGTGCGGACGGGGGAGTAAATCCAGTCGAATATACCGCAAAAACCGATTTCGTCCCCGGACAACATCTCATCGCGAGCCGGGATGTAACCGACCGGAAAGAGCACGAACGGGAGGTTTCCGCATTGAAGGAGCGGTATCAAGCGTTGCTCGAAGAGATCCCGGCCCCGGTCATCGTCACGGATATCGAGAGCGACGAAATTATCGAAACCAACTCGGCTTTCGATACGTTACTTGGTACATCCAAGGATCAACTCCTTGGTGAACGACTAGAAGTCTTGTTCCCTGAAGGCGATGGTGACCGATATCGGGCGGTGTTTGGCCCTCCCTACGGAGATGCAGAAACGATCACTCGACTCCCGAATGGCTCGCCACCGACACTAATAACGGCCGACGGGAAGGCCATCCCCGTGGAGGTACGCATCGGGACCGTTGAACTCGCAAAACGAGAAGTCATGGTGGGCTTGTTCCGAACTGTATCCGACCTGAATGCCGGGAAGGACTCACTTCAGGACCGGAACGAACAACTGGAGTTATTTGCAAGCGTGGTCTCCCACGACCTTCGTAACCCGTTGAATGTAGCGAGTGGACGCTTGGAGTTGGCTATGGATGACTGTGATAGCAAGCACCTCGAGACGATTGAAGACGCCCACAGGCGAATGGAACGGTTGATCGCTGATCTCCTCGTTCTGGCCCGCCAGGGTGAGACTGTCGCTGATCCCGAACCGGTTGCCCTTGCCGACCTGGTGAATGGTTGTTGGAGGAACGTGGATACTGAAGCGGCCACTCTTGTCGCGGACGTGGATCGCACGATTCGAGCGGATGCCAGCCGGGTGAAACAGATATTCGAGAACCTGTTCAGAAACGCTGTGGAACAGGGAAGCGGTGAGGTGACGGTGACAGCCGGCGGGTTAGGAGGGGGATTTTACGTAGAAGATGACGGTCCAGGAATCCCAAAATCCGAGCGGGAAGTTGTATTCGAGGCAGGCTATTCAACTAGGGAGGGGGGATCTGGGTTTGGCCTGAACATCGTCAAGGAGATCGTTG
- a CDS encoding helix-turn-helix domain-containing protein has product MVDVDNQIQNFPPSAKLVLKVLEYNSALTQKQIVNETRLSQRTVRDALSRLIDGDIVEKNLYVPDARQSLYTISTSTYSETAEMSKA; this is encoded by the coding sequence ATGGTAGATGTCGACAACCAGATACAGAACTTTCCGCCGAGTGCCAAACTCGTTTTAAAGGTCCTCGAATACAACTCTGCGTTAACCCAAAAGCAAATCGTGAACGAAACCCGGCTGTCTCAGCGGACAGTCAGAGACGCACTCAGCCGACTCATCGATGGGGATATCGTCGAGAAAAACCTCTACGTTCCGGACGCGCGGCAAAGCCTCTACACAATCTCAACGTCCACGTATTCGGAAACCGCGGAAATGAGCAAAGCGTAA
- the gpmI gene encoding 2,3-bisphosphoglycerate-independent phosphoglycerate mutase, with amino-acid sequence MEVALVILDGWGLGDHDRLNAIEAASTPTFDRYWKTGVTGTLRTDGPTVGLPEGRMGNSEVGHLTIGAGRPLDQPALRIDRQIEADTFCENEALQTVFDDTRQQDGRLHLMGLVSDGGVHADQAHLHALIECAAEEGLEVVIHAFMDGRDTSPTAGEAFITELESEIERVGTGSIATVSGRYYAMDRDGNWERTKRAYDAIVNREATHEAKSARAAVEQSYDRGDTDEFIEPTLITGGPALESGDGVVFCNFRADRARQLTRMLADIDPAWPQSTEPPEIALATMTEYDRRFDLPVLVEPNEPEITLGAVLERAGLTQLRIAESEKYPHVTYFLNGGREIEFEGEIREIVASPDVPTYDQKPEMSAAGVTDAAVRIIDEQDPDVLVLNYANPDMVGHTGDYEATIEAVETVDAELDRLGTAIRDAGGHLLVTADHGNAEDMGTPETPHTAHTFNPVPFISIDPTDGDGRIREGGTLADLTPTILSILGLDRPEGMTGRSLLRN; translated from the coding sequence ATGGAGGTGGCGCTCGTCATCCTCGACGGCTGGGGACTCGGCGACCACGACCGATTGAACGCGATCGAGGCCGCCAGCACCCCGACGTTCGATCGCTACTGGAAGACGGGCGTCACCGGCACCCTCCGCACCGACGGGCCAACCGTGGGCCTGCCGGAGGGACGCATGGGAAACAGCGAGGTGGGCCATCTCACCATCGGGGCCGGGCGACCGCTGGACCAGCCGGCCCTCCGCATCGATCGGCAGATCGAGGCCGACACCTTCTGCGAGAACGAGGCACTCCAGACCGTCTTCGACGACACCAGACAGCAGGACGGACGGCTGCACCTCATGGGACTGGTCAGTGACGGCGGCGTCCACGCCGATCAGGCCCACTTACACGCGCTCATCGAGTGTGCCGCCGAGGAGGGCCTGGAGGTGGTGATCCACGCCTTCATGGACGGTCGGGACACGAGCCCGACCGCCGGCGAGGCGTTCATCACCGAACTCGAATCCGAAATCGAGCGGGTCGGAACTGGCTCGATCGCAACCGTCTCCGGCCGCTACTACGCGATGGACCGGGACGGGAACTGGGAGCGAACCAAACGGGCCTACGACGCGATCGTGAACCGCGAGGCGACACATGAGGCCAAGTCGGCTCGGGCCGCCGTCGAGCAGTCCTACGACCGGGGGGACACCGACGAGTTCATCGAACCGACACTGATCACGGGCGGGCCGGCACTCGAATCCGGTGACGGCGTGGTCTTCTGCAACTTCCGGGCCGATCGGGCACGCCAGCTGACACGGATGCTCGCGGACATCGATCCCGCCTGGCCCCAGTCCACGGAGCCACCAGAAATTGCGCTCGCGACGATGACCGAGTACGATCGTCGCTTCGATCTGCCCGTCCTCGTCGAACCAAACGAGCCCGAAATCACCCTTGGCGCGGTCCTCGAACGGGCCGGGTTGACACAGCTCCGGATCGCCGAGTCCGAGAAGTACCCCCACGTCACCTACTTCCTCAACGGCGGCCGCGAGATCGAGTTCGAGGGCGAAATCCGGGAGATCGTCGCCAGCCCGGACGTGCCGACCTACGATCAAAAGCCGGAGATGAGTGCGGCCGGGGTCACCGACGCCGCGGTCCGGATCATCGACGAGCAGGACCCGGACGTGCTCGTCCTCAACTACGCGAACCCCGACATGGTCGGGCACACGGGCGACTACGAGGCGACGATCGAGGCCGTCGAGACCGTTGATGCCGAACTCGATCGACTGGGCACGGCCATCCGAGACGCGGGCGGCCACCTGCTCGTGACTGCCGACCACGGCAACGCCGAGGACATGGGCACACCGGAGACGCCACACACGGCCCACACGTTCAATCCAGTGCCGTTCATCTCGATCGATCCCACGGACGGCGACGGCCGCATTCGCGAGGGTGGCACCCTCGCGGACCTCACGCCGACGATCCTCTCGATTCTCGGACTCGACCGCCCCGAGGGGATGACGGGCCGCTCCCTGCTCAGGAATTAG
- a CDS encoding AbrB/MazE/SpoVT family DNA-binding domain-containing protein, translated as MTDDDSNPAMFPSAFAKAMGQAGSDATETSAQMTEAMLDAAPTPETFPLEAVQGTATFKTRIQSGGRISIPDAEREVLDLGEGDIVQAVIVPLKRNQDND; from the coding sequence ATGACAGACGACGACTCCAACCCCGCCATGTTTCCCTCGGCCTTTGCGAAGGCGATGGGACAGGCGGGCTCCGACGCGACGGAAACCTCAGCACAGATGACCGAAGCCATGCTCGATGCGGCTCCCACGCCCGAGACCTTCCCGCTGGAGGCGGTCCAGGGGACGGCGACGTTCAAGACCCGGATCCAGAGCGGCGGCCGGATCAGCATTCCCGACGCCGAACGCGAGGTCCTCGACCTCGGCGAGGGTGACATCGTCCAGGCAGTGATCGTGCCGCTCAAGCGCAACCAGGACAATGACTGA
- a CDS encoding helix-turn-helix domain-containing protein, with protein MSVIADIDFSPESFELGRILRVEDGVVVEVESMVPLGESIIPYIWIYEPHRDGFEAAVKNHPSVESFEVQEVHDDRTLYALEWRASRDLVIKGIREGGAQLLEATGTGHNWRFELRFPSHDALSDFQDYCLSADIEMEVIRIYNPTKPDTGPWYGLSVPQREALMLAFREGYFDIPRQISTKELGNRLGISDQAVTERLRRGTSTLLAHSVMIEELQQAAESDE; from the coding sequence ATGTCAGTAATTGCAGACATTGACTTTTCTCCAGAGTCTTTCGAACTGGGTCGGATTCTGCGTGTGGAGGATGGTGTCGTAGTGGAAGTGGAATCGATGGTTCCGCTGGGCGAATCCATCATTCCATATATTTGGATTTACGAGCCCCATCGGGACGGGTTCGAGGCCGCGGTCAAAAACCACCCATCCGTCGAGAGTTTCGAGGTTCAGGAAGTTCACGATGACCGAACGCTCTATGCCCTCGAGTGGCGAGCGTCACGGGACCTTGTAATCAAGGGGATTCGAGAGGGGGGTGCACAGCTGCTCGAAGCGACAGGGACGGGGCACAACTGGCGGTTCGAACTTCGGTTCCCGAGTCACGATGCCCTTTCTGATTTTCAAGACTACTGTTTGAGCGCGGATATCGAGATGGAGGTGATCCGGATCTACAACCCGACGAAACCAGACACGGGACCCTGGTATGGACTGTCGGTCCCACAACGGGAGGCACTCATGTTGGCTTTCAGGGAAGGGTACTTCGACATACCCCGCCAAATTTCCACCAAGGAACTGGGCAACAGGCTTGGCATCTCGGATCAGGCTGTCACGGAGCGTCTCCGCCGGGGAACGTCCACGCTCCTCGCCCACTCCGTAATGATCGAGGAACTCCAGCAGGCGGCGGAGTCGGACGAATAA